A single region of the Strigops habroptila isolate Jane chromosome 3, bStrHab1.2.pri, whole genome shotgun sequence genome encodes:
- the IL22 gene encoding interleukin-22 translates to MASLQTWTKNFLGWVFFCCCCFLPLLLTSPLPPKAAGVASTTHHTCRLRKLNFQPYIRNRTYTLAKMARVSDEDTDNRLIGQQLYVNVKENNRCYMMKRIVEIVVKDVLLTEVKDQYPYASEVVQFFASLTSELSKCKFSGHREHIEKNLEEMKTKIKELGDNGKTKAIGELDLLFDYIENACTDIPKKAGNKKKN, encoded by the exons ATGGCCTCCCTGCAGACCTGGACCAAGAACTTCTTAGGATGGGtcttcttctgctgctgttgctttctccctcttcttctcaCCAGCCCTCTGCCTCCAAAAGCGGCAGGGGTGGCTTCTACCACCCATCATACCTGCAGGCTCAGGAAGCTCAACTTCCAGCCCTACATCAGGAATCGCACCTACACCTTGGCTAAAATG GCCAGGGTCTCAGACGAGGACACAGATAACAGGCTTATTGGGCAGCAGCTCTATGTTAATGTCAAG GAAAACAACCGCTGCTACATGATGAAGAGGATTGTGGAGATTGTAGTGAAAGATGTCCTCCTCACCGAGGTCAAGGACCAGTACCCGTACGCTTCAGAGGTGGTACAGTTCTTTGCATCCCTGACCTCGGAGCTGAGCAAATGT aAATTCTCAGGACACAGAGAGCACATTGAAAAGAACCTGGAAGAAATGAAGACCAAAATCAAAGAG TTGGGAGACAATGGAAAGACTAAAGCCATTGGGGAACTGGATTTACTGTTTGACTACATAGAAAATGCCTGTACTGACATCCCAAAGAAGGCAgggaacaagaagaaaaactga